Proteins from one Mycobacterium sp. EPa45 genomic window:
- a CDS encoding NAD(P)-dependent oxidoreductase: MLDAEKVLITGATGKIAFPIARALAQRNEVWGAARLRNEHDRDRLRAAGITPIALDISRGDFSALPDDFTYVFHAAVDPGADDWVRCVDTNAQKSGDLLYHCRSAKGFVYCSTGSIYAYQGRRPLREDDPPGVPLRANYSFSKIAAEQTCTWIAMQFGIPLTIIRICSTYGPEGGAPADRLQMMLAGKPIRLHPDKPNNYNPIYEDDYVELGIRAMEVAGTPPIIVNWAGSETVSVEDYCAYMSELVGVEPVLDYTADAHTPLWPDVTYMHEVLGRTKVPWREGFRRMIEARNPELLTSPEL; this comes from the coding sequence ATGCTCGACGCAGAGAAGGTCCTCATCACCGGCGCCACCGGCAAGATCGCGTTCCCGATCGCCCGTGCGCTGGCGCAGCGCAACGAGGTGTGGGGCGCCGCGCGGTTGCGCAACGAGCATGACCGGGATCGGCTGCGCGCCGCCGGCATCACCCCGATCGCGCTGGATATCAGCAGGGGCGACTTCTCCGCCCTGCCCGACGATTTCACCTACGTCTTCCACGCCGCCGTCGATCCCGGCGCCGACGACTGGGTCCGTTGCGTCGACACCAACGCCCAGAAATCCGGTGACCTGCTCTACCACTGCCGCTCGGCCAAAGGGTTCGTGTACTGCTCGACCGGCTCGATCTACGCCTACCAAGGCCGACGACCACTACGCGAAGACGACCCGCCCGGGGTGCCCTTGCGCGCCAACTACAGCTTCTCGAAGATTGCCGCCGAGCAGACCTGCACGTGGATCGCCATGCAGTTCGGCATCCCGCTGACGATCATCCGGATCTGCTCCACCTACGGTCCCGAAGGCGGTGCACCCGCCGATCGGCTGCAGATGATGCTGGCCGGCAAGCCGATTCGGCTGCATCCCGACAAGCCCAACAATTACAACCCCATCTACGAAGACGACTACGTCGAGCTCGGTATCCGTGCCATGGAGGTCGCCGGCACCCCGCCGATCATCGTCAACTGGGCTGGCAGCGAGACAGTCAGCGTCGAGGACTACTGCGCCTACATGAGCGAGCTCGTCGGCGTCGAGCCGGTCCTCGACTACACCGCCGACGCGCACACCCCGCTGTGGCCCGACGTCACCTACATGCACGAAGTGCTCGGTAGGACGAAAGTGCCCTGGCGCGAAGGGTTTCGACGCATGATCGAGGCCCGCAATCCCGAACTGTTGACCTCCCCTGAGCTTTGA
- a CDS encoding acyl-CoA dehydrogenase family protein codes for MQLTFDPDVEAFRAEFIEFLDRHLPSEAEAAERSRSTSHVPAWARRWQQLQFDHGWLLPGNPPEFGGRNATVLQQFVHREELARRRIYHVFNPQGVGIIAASLLSFGTDEQKQRWAVPILRAQMTASLGMSEPGAGSDLAGLSTRASVDGDHFTVNGQKVWTSGAHDADVILTFVRTDPDAPRHKGISALLIPTGTPGVVCRPFPSVHDREVLDFNEVFFTDVTVPAENLLGPLHGGWKVANGSLGHERTMMWMAFANRLEQLLEDFDPVGEINRDRYATAVMDYYALRLLGSVAVSQAARGERDVPAVSVLKVLGSESEQNAARYALEAAGADGLVDPALTAPYNAYAPELFGASWFARYITTYAGTIAGGTSEIQRNIIAQRVLGLPAR; via the coding sequence GTGCAACTGACCTTCGACCCGGATGTGGAGGCGTTCCGCGCGGAGTTCATCGAGTTCCTCGACCGGCATCTGCCGTCGGAGGCCGAGGCGGCCGAGCGGTCCCGGTCGACGTCGCACGTTCCGGCTTGGGCGCGCCGCTGGCAGCAACTGCAGTTCGACCACGGCTGGCTGCTGCCCGGTAACCCGCCGGAGTTCGGCGGCCGCAACGCCACCGTGCTGCAGCAGTTCGTGCACCGCGAAGAGTTGGCGCGGCGGCGGATCTATCACGTGTTCAACCCGCAGGGCGTCGGCATCATCGCCGCATCACTGCTGTCGTTCGGCACCGATGAACAGAAGCAGCGATGGGCCGTACCGATCTTGCGCGCGCAGATGACGGCCTCGCTGGGGATGAGCGAGCCGGGCGCCGGCTCGGACCTGGCCGGACTATCGACCCGCGCGAGTGTGGACGGTGACCATTTCACGGTCAACGGGCAGAAAGTATGGACCTCCGGCGCGCACGACGCCGACGTCATCCTGACGTTCGTACGCACCGATCCAGATGCCCCGCGGCACAAGGGAATCAGTGCGCTACTCATCCCGACCGGCACCCCGGGCGTCGTCTGCCGGCCCTTTCCGTCGGTGCATGACCGCGAAGTGCTGGACTTCAACGAGGTGTTCTTCACCGACGTGACCGTGCCTGCCGAGAATCTGCTCGGTCCGCTGCATGGCGGCTGGAAGGTGGCCAACGGCTCACTGGGCCACGAGCGCACCATGATGTGGATGGCGTTCGCCAATCGGCTGGAGCAACTGCTCGAGGACTTCGATCCGGTCGGTGAAATCAACAGGGATCGCTATGCGACTGCCGTGATGGACTACTACGCGCTGCGGTTGCTCGGGTCGGTGGCGGTCAGCCAGGCGGCTCGAGGCGAGCGGGATGTGCCGGCGGTGTCGGTGCTCAAGGTCCTGGGTTCGGAGTCCGAACAGAACGCGGCGCGTTATGCGCTCGAGGCGGCGGGGGCAGACGGGCTGGTGGACCCGGCACTGACCGCGCCGTACAACGCTTACGCCCCAGAGCTTTTCGGTGCGAGCTGGTTCGCTCGGTACATCACCACATACGCGGGCACGATTGCGGGCGGAACGTCGGAGATCCAGCGCAATATCATCGCCCAACGGGTATTGGGATTGCCTGCGCGCTGA
- a CDS encoding TetR/AcrR family transcriptional regulator C-terminal domain-containing protein, which yields MERHGVHESTAPRQRGRPRQITRDRILSAARTLPLEELTMQAVADVLGVDPKALNYHVGDREALRELVAVDAFAVELSRIDMPTGGDWRDVLRRYATALRDATVKLGELVTYFRLPASGVGALEPVERVLQNLIDAGFSVEDASHILRLVSELGHAAGREAVFLSRSREHPYVAEVATALNTAAAEDFPVLRQVVAARDASPDDGRQLEFSVDTVIAGLEAKLP from the coding sequence ATGGAAAGGCACGGCGTGCACGAATCAACGGCGCCCCGACAGCGCGGGCGGCCACGGCAGATCACCCGTGATCGGATTCTGTCCGCAGCCCGGACGTTGCCGCTCGAGGAGCTGACCATGCAGGCGGTCGCCGACGTCCTCGGCGTGGATCCCAAGGCACTCAACTACCACGTCGGCGATCGCGAAGCGCTGCGTGAGCTGGTTGCGGTGGACGCATTCGCTGTCGAGCTGAGCCGCATCGACATGCCCACCGGCGGCGACTGGCGCGACGTTCTGCGCCGCTACGCCACGGCTCTTCGCGATGCCACCGTCAAGCTCGGGGAGCTGGTGACCTACTTTCGCCTACCCGCCAGCGGCGTCGGAGCACTCGAACCCGTCGAGCGCGTGCTGCAGAACCTGATCGACGCGGGTTTCTCCGTCGAGGACGCCAGCCATATCCTTCGCCTGGTCAGCGAGCTGGGTCATGCCGCGGGCCGAGAAGCGGTTTTCCTGTCCCGAAGCCGGGAGCATCCGTACGTTGCAGAGGTGGCCACTGCGCTGAATACTGCTGCTGCAGAAGACTTTCCGGTACTGCGCCAAGTGGTGGCGGCCCGCGACGCGTCACCTGATGACGGCCGGCAGCTCGAATTCAGCGTGGACACCGTCATTGCGGGATTGGAGGCGAAGCTGCCCTAG